The Deltaproteobacteria bacterium sequence ATAACCGTCGAATGTTTTTGGTCCATGGTCCATGGTCCATAGTCCGTGGTCCATAAGCCTTGCAATATATTCTTTGCGCAGTTCCTTATGCATTCCCCCCTGAACAATGCCGAAGAGAGCCGCTTTTGTTTTGCGAGCGTTTAGAGAACGTTCGGCCCAGCGGAGCGATAACTTCATTGATTCCTGCGCCACGAGCGGTGACGCCGGATAGGGGAGACATTCATCGAGCACCATCATAATATCCGATCCCAGCGATTCCTGAATTTCGATTGCCAGTTCCGGTGTCAACAAATGCGAGGCACCGCCGTCGATGGGGGATTGAAAATGCGCTCCCTCATCACTGATTTTGCAACTCTGTGAGAGACTGAAAATCTGATAACCGCCGCTGTCGGTTAAAATGGGTTTCTTCCAATTCATGAATTGGTGAAGTCCCCCCAATTTTTCGATGGTTTTGTGTCCGGGTCGCAAAAAGAGATGATAGGTATTGGCCAAAATAATTTCGGCGCCAACTTGCACCAATTCGTCCGTAGTCATCGCCTTGACGGTAGCGATGGTGCCCACCGGCATGAAGATGGGCGTCTGAATCTCACCGCGTGGCGTTGTGA is a genomic window containing:
- the tgt gene encoding tRNA guanosine(34) transglycosylase Tgt; this encodes MKFELIKTSTNSKARLGKITTPRGEIQTPIFMPVGTIATVKAMTTDELVQVGAEIILANTYHLFLRPGHKTIEKLGGLHQFMNWKKPILTDSGGYQIFSLSQSCKISDEGAHFQSPIDGGASHLLTPELAIEIQESLGSDIMMVLDECLPYPASPLVAQESMKLSLRWAERSLNARKTKAALFGIVQGGMHKELRKEYIARLMDHGLWTMDHGPKTFDGYAIGGLSVGEPIPEMYELTNFCTDSLPPNKPRYLMGVGKPHDLVECIDRGVDMFDCILPTRAARHGTIYTTQGTLILCNAEYKEDPQPLDKNCNCYTCRNYSRAYLRHLTNAHEILSARLCTLHNLHYYLSLIGEARLAIQEDRYPEFKKEFYGRL